From a single Spartinivicinus poritis genomic region:
- a CDS encoding MFS transporter: MLSHTQKQWSVLSMNTVAFAANFAVWTMFSIIGIKIKQELNLTDTEFGILVATPILTGSITRLPLGIMTDRFGGRIVFFIHMLLVAIPTYGLAFASEYWQYLVIGLFVGLAGGSFAIGIAYTSAWFEKERQGTAMGIFGAGNAGAAITNLVAPMIVVALGWRAVPQIYSIAMVIMAVIFWFFTFNDPAHEERKKTGKHISLATQLAPLKEIRVWRFGLYYYFVFGGFVALALWLPKYYVGEYELDLKTASFITMLFTLPSGVIRALGGWLSDKFGARSVNWAVFWVSLICLFFVSYPQTTMIIHGIEGDVHFKVGLNIWVFTVLVFLIGIAQGIGKASVYRIIHDYYPANMGSVGGMVGVIGGLGGFTLPIIFGIANDWIGVRSSCFMVLFAIVAICMILMNIAIRKLRKAEGLELDESVY, translated from the coding sequence ATGCTTAGCCATACCCAAAAGCAATGGTCAGTCCTTTCCATGAACACCGTGGCCTTTGCAGCTAACTTTGCTGTATGGACCATGTTCTCTATTATCGGTATTAAAATCAAACAGGAGCTGAATTTAACAGATACTGAGTTTGGTATTTTAGTTGCGACTCCTATTCTAACTGGCTCAATTACCCGTCTTCCCCTAGGAATAATGACTGACCGCTTTGGTGGCCGGATTGTCTTTTTTATTCATATGTTATTGGTTGCCATACCAACTTATGGTTTAGCTTTTGCCTCTGAATATTGGCAGTACCTTGTCATTGGTTTATTTGTTGGCTTAGCCGGTGGCTCTTTTGCTATTGGTATCGCTTATACCTCAGCTTGGTTTGAAAAAGAACGTCAAGGCACTGCAATGGGAATATTTGGGGCAGGTAATGCCGGTGCGGCTATTACTAACTTGGTTGCTCCGATGATTGTGGTTGCTTTAGGCTGGCGGGCTGTACCTCAGATTTATTCTATTGCAATGGTCATCATGGCTGTCATTTTTTGGTTTTTCACTTTTAATGACCCAGCTCATGAAGAACGGAAAAAAACAGGTAAACATATTTCTTTAGCTACTCAACTAGCTCCATTAAAAGAAATTAGGGTTTGGCGGTTTGGTCTTTACTACTATTTTGTTTTTGGTGGGTTTGTAGCCTTAGCACTATGGCTACCCAAATATTATGTCGGCGAATATGAGTTAGATTTAAAAACAGCTTCCTTTATCACCATGTTATTTACCTTACCTTCTGGCGTTATCCGAGCGCTAGGTGGCTGGTTATCCGATAAGTTTGGTGCCCGCTCAGTTAACTGGGCAGTTTTCTGGGTATCATTAATTTGCTTATTCTTTGTTTCTTATCCACAAACCACCATGATTATTCACGGTATTGAGGGGGATGTGCACTTTAAAGTGGGCCTTAATATCTGGGTATTTACTGTTTTAGTATTCCTTATTGGTATCGCCCAAGGTATTGGTAAAGCATCTGTCTACCGTATTATTCATGATTATTACCCAGCGAATATGGGATCAGTTGGCGGCATGGTAGGTGTGATTGGCGGCCTGGGTGGTTTCACCTTGCCTATTATTTTCGGCATAGCAAACGATTGGATCGGGGTACGCAGCTCCTGCTTTATGGTGTTGTTTGCCATTGTCGCCATTTGCATGATCTTAATGAATATTGCCATTCGCAAACTACGCAAAGCAGAAGGTCTAGAACTAGACGAAAGTGTTTATTAA
- a CDS encoding U32 family peptidase, protein MKLSLGPILYFWPKQQVYDFYQNIIDTPIDIVYLGETVCSKRRELNTDDWLELAQQLANAGKEVVLSTLALISAESELNSLRRICCNNSIIIEANDMAAVQLLSAQGVPFVTGPAINIYNGRSLSLLHQQGLKRWVMPVELSAHTLQSILTECVEQGIKDKVETEVFSYGYLPLAYSARCFTARFRHLPKDNCQFVCINYPDGILVNSQEKQPLFTLNGIQTQSGSVYNLINQIPSMQKMGIDIVRLSPQSHDMKQIINQYHAAIQGETVSLIANDNQCNGYWFAEPGINSCL, encoded by the coding sequence ATGAAGTTATCTCTTGGCCCTATTTTATATTTTTGGCCCAAACAACAGGTTTACGATTTTTACCAAAATATTATAGATACACCCATTGATATTGTGTACCTAGGAGAAACGGTATGCAGTAAGCGTCGAGAGTTAAATACAGATGACTGGCTTGAGCTAGCCCAGCAGTTAGCCAATGCCGGTAAAGAAGTAGTCCTTTCAACACTCGCACTTATTTCAGCAGAGTCTGAGTTAAACAGCTTGCGGCGTATTTGTTGTAACAACTCGATTATCATCGAAGCCAATGATATGGCAGCAGTGCAGTTGTTATCTGCCCAAGGGGTTCCATTTGTGACAGGCCCAGCCATTAATATCTATAATGGCAGAAGCCTCTCCCTTTTACATCAACAAGGGCTTAAACGTTGGGTAATGCCTGTAGAACTATCTGCTCATACTCTTCAATCCATATTAACAGAATGTGTCGAACAAGGTATTAAAGATAAGGTTGAAACGGAAGTATTTAGTTACGGTTATTTACCCTTGGCTTACTCTGCACGGTGCTTTACTGCACGCTTTCGCCACTTACCAAAAGATAACTGCCAATTTGTGTGTATTAACTACCCTGACGGCATCCTCGTTAACAGCCAAGAGAAACAACCATTATTTACCTTGAATGGCATCCAAACCCAGTCTGGTAGCGTATATAACCTAATTAATCAAATACCATCAATGCAAAAAATGGGAATTGATATTGTTCGTTTAAGCCCTCAGTCTCACGATATGAAACAAATCATTAACCAATATCATGCAGCCATTCAAGGAGAAACAGTGTCATTGATTGCTAATGACAATCAATGCAATGGATACTGGTTTGCAGAGCCAGGCATAAACTCTTGTTTATAG
- a CDS encoding type IV pili methyl-accepting chemotaxis transducer N-terminal domain-containing protein: protein MVEKKHYSLLTRVGVAFAAVVTLGLVSMISSVIIADSAEGDSYAINLAGSLRMQSYRIVALLQRKEQPSTVKQAINDFEQRLSNPILQHVVSSQLDHQVNVSYREVVNRWQSLKPQLLENFTKDIEFVHLQQVDKFVNEIDELVKHIEVASETKIYTLRAIQVVTLFLTLLVIFIAMYNLHARLMVPLKELVQTASVIRDGGFNQRSSYQSADELGLLSNTFNQMLDHLTQLNSELEKRVEQKTATLQRTNRVLETLYETSRWLNDFPQEIQTSIIRCLKRLQQLTDLKRISVCLKLDNNEPFNQILSSDQAKRPPFCQFPDCEGCKERREIQGDLKQSQLMSLDIKNQVGKYGELLIENEASSPITDWQLQLLQAFADMVATACNHNQFIEQKARLAMMSERAVIARELHDSLAQSLSYQKLQVARLRKLLQSSASTDVLEKTINEVQQGLNAAYRHLRELLSTFRLKIDAPGLEQALKGTVKEFQQQTHIQLRLDYKLQQFRLTAHEEIHCLQIAREALSNAIRHSNAKEITLSIHETENGQVELSTLDNGVGIDLTVDKPNHYGLIIIQERVNSLKGTLTIRRCESGGTEVKVEFTPQQLANNQTQIRGLV, encoded by the coding sequence ATGGTTGAAAAAAAACATTATAGCTTATTGACGCGAGTTGGAGTGGCTTTTGCTGCTGTTGTTACGCTTGGTTTGGTGAGTATGATTAGTTCGGTCATTATTGCTGATTCAGCAGAAGGCGACAGTTATGCTATTAATTTAGCGGGCTCACTGCGAATGCAAAGTTATCGAATAGTGGCTCTGTTACAAAGAAAAGAGCAGCCATCAACCGTCAAGCAGGCTATTAATGATTTTGAGCAGCGCCTATCAAACCCTATATTGCAGCATGTGGTATCCAGTCAGTTGGACCACCAAGTCAATGTTAGTTATCGAGAGGTAGTTAATCGTTGGCAGAGTTTAAAACCACAGTTATTGGAAAATTTTACTAAAGACATTGAGTTTGTACATTTACAACAAGTTGATAAGTTCGTTAATGAGATTGATGAACTGGTGAAACATATTGAAGTGGCTTCAGAGACTAAAATTTATACTTTGCGTGCAATTCAAGTCGTTACTTTATTTTTGACATTATTAGTTATTTTTATTGCGATGTATAATTTACATGCACGGTTGATGGTGCCCTTGAAAGAGTTGGTGCAAACAGCAAGTGTTATACGGGATGGTGGATTTAACCAACGCTCTTCTTATCAAAGTGCTGATGAATTAGGCTTACTTAGTAATACATTTAACCAGATGTTAGATCATCTTACTCAGCTTAATAGTGAGCTAGAAAAGCGAGTAGAACAGAAAACGGCTACATTACAAAGAACAAATAGAGTGTTGGAAACACTTTATGAAACCAGCCGCTGGTTAAATGATTTCCCGCAAGAAATCCAAACCAGTATTATCAGATGCTTAAAACGTCTACAGCAATTAACGGACTTAAAACGAATATCTGTTTGTTTAAAGCTGGATAATAATGAGCCTTTCAATCAAATTTTATCTTCGGATCAAGCTAAGCGACCACCATTTTGTCAGTTTCCGGATTGTGAAGGTTGTAAAGAAAGACGAGAAATTCAGGGTGATTTAAAGCAATCCCAGTTAATGTCCTTGGATATAAAAAATCAGGTAGGTAAATATGGAGAGCTTTTAATCGAAAATGAAGCGAGCTCTCCAATTACTGACTGGCAACTACAACTATTGCAGGCATTTGCTGATATGGTTGCGACAGCCTGTAATCATAATCAGTTTATTGAACAAAAAGCACGTCTGGCGATGATGAGTGAACGTGCAGTGATTGCCCGAGAACTACATGATTCATTAGCACAATCGCTATCCTATCAAAAACTACAAGTTGCTCGGTTAAGAAAGCTATTACAGTCTTCAGCCAGTACTGATGTATTAGAAAAGACAATAAATGAAGTACAACAGGGGCTAAATGCTGCATATCGGCATTTGCGAGAATTACTCAGCACATTTCGCCTGAAAATAGATGCCCCCGGGCTTGAACAAGCATTAAAAGGAACAGTAAAAGAATTTCAACAACAAACTCATATACAATTACGTTTAGACTATAAGTTACAACAGTTTCGTTTAACTGCACATGAAGAGATTCATTGTCTACAAATTGCAAGAGAGGCGTTATCAAATGCTATCCGGCACTCTAATGCTAAAGAGATAACACTTTCTATACATGAAACTGAAAATGGGCAGGTAGAGTTATCCACTTTAGATAATGGCGTAGGAATAGACTTGACTGTTGATAAACCTAACCACTATGGATTAATTATCATTCAGGAGCGGGTTAACAGCTTGAAAGGAACATTAACTATAAGGCGTTGCGAAAGTGGTGGGACTGAAGTTAAAGTAGAGTTTACACCACAACAGCTGGCTAATAATCAAACACAAATACGTGGGTTAGTGTAA
- the narL gene encoding two-component system response regulator NarL, producing the protein MSTSVVNDIIIIDDHPMLRKGLIQLLELEDDFNPVAECGDGTQAVALALQYEPDLILLDLNMPGMSGIETLKALREAEVDARILMFTVSDDQEDVMEAFKWGADGYLLKDMEPEKVVEQLRQALTGQMAISPELAVILASAIRHKTTARKANIDELTSREKQVLKLIAEGQSNKLIARKLKISEGTVKVHVKRVLNKLNMKSRVEAAVWVVENRIN; encoded by the coding sequence ATGAGTACTTCAGTAGTAAACGATATTATTATCATTGACGATCACCCAATGTTGCGTAAAGGGTTGATTCAGCTGCTGGAATTAGAAGACGATTTTAACCCTGTGGCAGAGTGTGGAGATGGTACTCAAGCGGTTGCTTTGGCGCTCCAATATGAGCCGGATTTAATTTTATTAGATCTGAACATGCCGGGTATGAGTGGTATTGAAACTTTAAAAGCGTTACGAGAAGCGGAAGTAGACGCTCGCATCCTGATGTTTACTGTTTCAGATGATCAGGAGGATGTAATGGAGGCTTTTAAATGGGGAGCAGATGGCTACTTGTTGAAAGATATGGAGCCAGAGAAAGTTGTTGAGCAATTGCGTCAGGCACTGACAGGACAAATGGCAATTAGCCCAGAGCTTGCTGTTATTCTTGCCTCAGCGATAAGACATAAAACAACTGCTCGTAAAGCGAATATTGATGAACTAACCAGTAGGGAAAAGCAAGTACTTAAGCTAATTGCGGAAGGGCAAAGCAATAAGCTAATCGCGCGGAAGCTAAAAATATCAGAAGGGACAGTAAAAGTGCATGTTAAACGGGTATTAAATAAGCTGAATATGAAGTCACGGGTTGAAGCCGCTGTATGGGTAGTCGAAAATCGAATCAATTGA
- a CDS encoding MFS transporter, whose protein sequence is MSETIHTSNPPPAAASKSADITNWDVENTEFWESTGKKIANRNLWISIPSLLCGFAVWLYWGIITVQMLNLGFPFAKSELFTLMAIAGLTGATLRIPSSFFIRLSGGRNTIFFTTALLMLPALGTGIALQSKDTPLWVFQLLALLSGFGGGNFASSMSNISYFFPKKVQGLALGLNAGLGNFGVTTMQILVPLMMTFGVFGALGGESMTLQNTSGTLIGKIPAGSETWIQNAGFVWLLFLIPLAFAGWFGMNNIRTSEVSPDIGSPVKAFSIITCMLLVGFITATIGLWLMLPESANGSGFNVPKEIVLVIVIASTVFLLKLFPGDIKQNLTRQYQIFGHQHTWVMSVIYTMTFGSFIGFSAAFPLAIKVIFGYSHVAGADGVLTHDTVNPNGPSALMYAWMGPFIGALIRPVGGWIADKVGGALVTQIVSVVMVLSAIGVAYYMKAAYASATPEEYFVPFFLLFLVLFAATGIGNGSTFRTIAMVFNKEQAGPVLGWTSAVAAYGAFYIPKVFGEQIKATTPEYALYGFAAFYGLCILVNWWFYLRPGAEHKNP, encoded by the coding sequence ATGTCAGAGACTATTCATACATCCAATCCTCCCCCAGCTGCCGCGTCTAAAAGCGCAGATATTACTAACTGGGATGTTGAAAACACAGAATTTTGGGAGTCTACCGGCAAAAAAATTGCCAATAGAAACTTATGGATTTCCATTCCCAGTTTATTATGTGGTTTTGCCGTATGGTTGTACTGGGGCATTATTACCGTACAAATGCTAAATTTAGGGTTTCCCTTTGCAAAATCTGAATTATTTACTTTAATGGCCATTGCTGGTTTAACCGGCGCCACATTACGTATCCCCTCCAGCTTTTTTATCCGTTTATCTGGTGGGCGCAATACAATCTTTTTCACTACAGCCTTATTAATGTTACCCGCTTTAGGCACAGGGATAGCATTGCAGTCTAAAGACACTCCACTTTGGGTATTTCAACTGCTAGCTTTATTATCAGGATTTGGTGGTGGTAACTTCGCCTCTTCCATGTCTAATATCAGCTACTTTTTCCCTAAAAAAGTACAAGGGTTAGCCTTAGGCCTAAATGCCGGTTTAGGTAATTTTGGTGTGACCACCATGCAAATCCTGGTGCCACTGATGATGACTTTTGGCGTCTTTGGTGCTTTAGGTGGTGAGTCAATGACCCTACAAAACACCTCAGGTACCCTCATTGGAAAAATACCAGCAGGCTCCGAAACCTGGATTCAAAACGCTGGGTTTGTTTGGCTATTATTCCTAATTCCACTTGCCTTTGCAGGTTGGTTTGGCATGAACAATATTCGTACCTCTGAAGTATCACCGGATATTGGCTCACCAGTTAAGGCCTTTTCTATTATCACTTGCATGTTATTGGTGGGCTTCATTACTGCTACTATTGGCTTATGGTTAATGTTACCAGAAAGTGCTAATGGCTCTGGTTTTAATGTACCAAAAGAAATTGTGTTGGTTATTGTTATTGCATCAACTGTCTTTCTATTAAAATTATTTCCAGGAGACATTAAACAAAATCTAACCCGCCAGTATCAAATTTTTGGCCATCAGCATACTTGGGTAATGAGTGTTATCTACACCATGACCTTTGGCTCTTTTATTGGTTTTTCTGCCGCCTTTCCATTAGCCATTAAAGTGATTTTTGGTTATTCCCATGTGGCAGGTGCAGATGGTGTGTTAACTCACGACACAGTCAACCCTAATGGCCCTTCAGCATTAATGTATGCCTGGATGGGACCTTTTATCGGTGCCTTAATTCGCCCAGTGGGTGGCTGGATTGCAGATAAAGTAGGTGGTGCTTTAGTGACACAAATTGTGTCTGTTGTGATGGTACTTAGTGCAATAGGAGTGGCTTATTATATGAAAGCCGCTTACGCATCTGCCACACCAGAAGAATACTTTGTTCCATTCTTTCTACTATTCTTAGTGTTATTTGCCGCAACCGGTATCGGTAATGGCTCCACCTTCCGAACTATTGCGATGGTATTTAATAAAGAACAAGCCGGCCCTGTTTTAGGTTGGACTTCTGCAGTGGCCGCTTATG
- a CDS encoding substrate-binding periplasmic protein, with translation MKYLTCFTLLALFNPLIFAGNINIVVENYPPYAYKDNGKITGLSTDITHYLLKDSGIKAESWAFAPWKRAFLLASQKPGTLLYTVVRKPNREKLFHWIGPISDRNIYIYKLKRRKDIQASSLEEIKTKGYSIGTVIGTAATEQLKSANLKITETVNYEQNVRMLLLDRIDLIVFLEYSLAYLAKKADSQYGNFEKLFLLDSSKKYYIVIQKDTAPDIVKKLQQSFIRLKHSGKLAEIQKRYLK, from the coding sequence ATGAAATACCTGACTTGCTTTACTCTCTTAGCTTTATTCAATCCCCTCATTTTCGCAGGTAATATCAATATTGTTGTAGAAAACTATCCACCCTATGCTTATAAAGACAATGGCAAGATAACTGGGTTGTCCACCGACATAACCCATTATCTACTAAAAGATTCTGGCATCAAAGCTGAATCCTGGGCATTTGCCCCCTGGAAACGAGCATTTTTATTAGCATCACAAAAACCTGGTACATTATTATATACAGTCGTTCGTAAGCCCAATCGAGAAAAACTGTTTCATTGGATTGGCCCTATCAGCGATCGTAATATTTACATTTATAAACTTAAAAGAAGGAAAGATATTCAAGCTTCATCACTTGAAGAGATAAAAACTAAAGGTTACTCCATTGGCACTGTTATAGGCACAGCAGCCACCGAACAGCTAAAAAGCGCAAACCTAAAAATCACAGAAACCGTAAACTATGAGCAAAATGTACGCATGCTATTGCTTGACCGAATCGATCTAATTGTATTTCTAGAATACTCTCTGGCCTATTTAGCCAAAAAAGCTGATAGCCAATATGGCAACTTCGAAAAGCTATTTCTATTAGATAGCTCTAAAAAATACTATATCGTCATTCAAAAAGATACTGCCCCTGATATTGTCAAAAAGCTCCAGCAATCTTTTATAAGGCTTAAACACAGCGGCAAACTAGCTGAGATTCAAAAGCGATATTTAAAATAG
- the ubiU gene encoding ubiquinone anaerobic biosynthesis protein UbiU, which produces MELVCPAGSLPALKAAVDNSADAVYIGFKDDTNARHFAGLNFNDKKATKALEYATDRGVKVFVAINTYPQPEGWIRWQKAVDLAADLGVNALICADISVLDYARNTYPTLNLHLSVQGSATNYESLRFYQQHFDIKRAVLPRVLSLKQVQQVAIKSPVDLEVFAFGSLCIMAEGRCHLSSYLTDQSPNTCGACSPASFVRWQETSEGLESRLNDILIDKFQPNEKAGYPTLCKGRFEVAGTVYNTIEEPTSLNTIALIPQLSAIGIKAVKIEGRQRSPAYVAQVVSAWRQALNSYKTDPNNFTVKPHWQNELAKISEGTQTTLGAYSRPWQ; this is translated from the coding sequence ATGGAGTTGGTCTGCCCCGCTGGAAGTTTACCAGCCCTGAAAGCTGCGGTAGATAATAGTGCAGATGCTGTTTATATAGGCTTTAAAGACGATACCAATGCTCGCCATTTTGCTGGTCTCAACTTTAATGATAAAAAGGCTACTAAAGCATTAGAATACGCAACTGATAGAGGTGTAAAGGTATTTGTAGCCATCAACACCTACCCCCAACCAGAAGGCTGGATACGTTGGCAAAAGGCTGTTGATCTTGCTGCAGATTTAGGTGTCAATGCTTTGATTTGTGCTGATATTAGTGTTCTCGATTATGCACGTAATACTTACCCTACACTCAACTTACATTTGTCAGTACAAGGCTCTGCAACTAACTATGAATCATTAAGATTCTATCAACAGCATTTTGATATTAAACGGGCTGTGTTACCACGTGTATTATCTTTAAAACAAGTTCAGCAAGTAGCCATCAAGTCACCTGTAGACTTAGAAGTATTTGCCTTTGGCTCACTCTGTATTATGGCTGAAGGTCGTTGCCACCTATCTTCATACTTGACAGACCAATCACCCAACACCTGTGGTGCTTGCTCCCCTGCCAGCTTTGTTCGCTGGCAAGAAACCAGCGAAGGACTGGAATCACGATTAAATGACATATTAATTGACAAGTTTCAACCAAATGAAAAAGCAGGTTACCCCACTCTTTGTAAAGGCCGCTTTGAGGTAGCAGGTACTGTCTATAATACTATTGAAGAGCCCACTAGTCTAAATACCATAGCACTTATTCCCCAGTTATCAGCAATAGGCATTAAAGCAGTTAAAATTGAAGGCCGCCAACGCAGCCCTGCTTATGTAGCGCAAGTCGTCAGTGCTTGGCGACAAGCATTAAACAGTTATAAGACAGACCCTAACAACTTTACAGTGAAACCTCACTGGCAAAATGAACTCGCTAAGATTTCCGAAGGCACACAAACGACGTTAGGTGCATACTCAAGACCCTGGCAGTGA